In a genomic window of Lonchura striata isolate bLonStr1 chromosome 4, bLonStr1.mat, whole genome shotgun sequence:
- the GPR78 gene encoding G-protein coupled receptor 78 codes for MDLAGVLLALLLVLVLVVSLLSNLLVLLCFVYSTEIRKQVAGVFLVNLSFCNLLLTVLNMPFTLLGILRNPQPLGGCVCKAVGFLETFLTSNTMLSMAALSIDKWIAVVFPLSYTSKMRYKDAVILMGYSWLHSLTFPLVSLFYSWVDYNSVYASCTLHLKEETERRRFTVFTIVFHSTSFMLSLVILCFTYLKVLKVARFHCKRIDIITMQTLVLLVDIHPSVKQRCLNEQKRRRQRATKKISIFIGSFVICFGPYIITRLIELIPFVTINYYWGIISKCLTYSKAASDPFVYSLLRQQYKKVLINIVNRILKRDLYPSSGYNSSLDTENDYCLHRTN; via the exons ATGGACTTGGCAGGCGTGCTGCTGGCGCTGCTCCTCGTGCTGGTGCTGGTCGTCTCTCTGCTCTCCAACCTCCTGGTGCTGCTATGCTTCGTCTACAGTACGGAGATCCGCAAGCAGGTCGCCGGGGTTTTCCTGGTGAACTTATCCTTCTGCAACCTGCTTCTCACCGTTCTGAACATGCCTTTTACCCTGCTGGGCATCCTGAGGAACCCGCAACCCCTCGGGGGCTGCGTCTGCAAGGCGGTGGGTTTCCTGGAAACTTTCCTGACTTCCAACACAATGCTGAGCATGGCAGCGCTCAGCATCGACAAATGGATTGCTGTGGTGTTCCCCCTAAGCTACACCAGCAAGATGCGGTATAAGGACGCTGTGATACTGATGGGCTACTCGTGGCTCCACTCCCTCACGTTCCCCTTGGTATCCTTGTTTTACTCGTGGGTAGATTACAACAGCGTTTACGCCTCTTGCACCTTACACCTGAAGGAAGAGACGGAGAGGAGAAGGTTTACAGTGTTCACCATTGTCTTTCACTCCACCAGTTTCATGCTGTCTCTGGTGATTTTGTGTTTCACCTATTTAAAGGTGTTGAAAGTTGCTCGGTTCCACTGCAAGCGGATAGACATTATTACCATGCAGACTCTGGTTTTGCTGGTGGATATCCACCCCAG CGTGAAGCAGCGCTGTCTGAACGAGCAGAAAAGGAGGAGGCAGCGGGCTACCaagaaaatcagtatttttataGGGTCGTTCGTGATCTGTTTTGGTCCTTACATTATCACCAG GTTGATAGAGCTCATTCCTTTTGTTACCATAAATTACTACTGGGGAATTATAAGCAAGTGCCTCACCTACAGTAAGGCTGCATCAGATCCGTTTGTTTACTCACTTTTACGTCAACAGTACAAAAAAGTTCTGATCAACATCGTCAACAGGATACTTAAGAGGGACCTGTATCCGTCATCGGGGTACAACAGTTCTCTCGACACCGAAAACGATTACTGCTTGCACAGGACAAACTGA